A genomic segment from Rhizoctonia solani chromosome 11, complete sequence encodes:
- a CDS encoding Retrotransposable element Tf2 protein: MATRSRTASQAQSPFNQGYLEPALPPTTPVKYGKVSLERVTRLLLGLLGQVKRLEQEIAKIKEAGIETRTNVENISQTIDVVKDGLRSLQTHGPCTPKGPQAKAVEETPRPLQKTEPIGLASGVPFWSEAPKVLPGLAQPTPRRVAPPQVPSPPTSPRLRSPIGAPAPLPPAPAAHYPAPVKVDHPNAYTGKIGSKAKQWLTRMLAWTRLNLQMFPTNQEVLSFLLMNMKDSARAWAHPHLDQLGSHRAIIQTVEGFKMEFLAAFGNPDATRAAERKITTLTQSGTCADYITKFRTLAMELDWNDAALQGQFARGLHWEVSRQIATRKHRPRTLLELQNAALVINNALREERASHPPKDSKSSRPTNPARGTSTGQSNTGSKRLSDDPNFVSEEERNRRCAAGACIKCGKMGHKFAECHMGWKATPIKDKGKAKETAKIGKDSKYQLGKDKNRISPLFTISIKPEKQADHLEVLIDSGATSLFLHPRTAEALRLPLIDLPTPRTVTMLDGSSPQAGKIWKKAILTFSFDGKQMTETFLICNTGSHAAILGLKWLDAHNPEIDWNLRTLSFPHIPPEQVTIAKEEEADKDPLEGVPPEYHQYAKVFGEEEFNKLPPHRHYNIGIELTEEGPLNSPLYSMTDAESATLKDWLRDELKAGKIRPSKSSISSPVMFVPKKDGSRQLVVDYWRLNNRTKKNVYPLPRPDNLMAQLRGAKVFTKLDLRWGYNNVRVKEGDKWKTAFRTKYGIYKSLVMTFGLTNAPAAFQHFMNELFKDLLDVCVIIYLDDILIYSKDDATHTKHVHEVLRRLMENQLFCKASKCTFHVTSVECLGIIVLDKGFSLDKLKIQAVQEWPTPTRIKEVQSFLGFANFLRCFVANFSHMARPLHNLVKKDTPWKWDTQEQEAFQGLKEAITNAPVLCHADPAKPYFLETDAFGAALGSILSQRQEDGCLHPLGFLSESFKGAEQNYDTHDKELLAIICSFEYWRIFLEGTLHPVTVFTDHRNLEYWKESRTFNRRHARWHLLLAGYNFHIVYHPGKQSGKPDALSRRSDHADVPPAPQTMLPDPVFANVALVTPEKELQRQIEASLDQDKSLEEILQFLQNKSKAPPSIKRAFKDYQMEAGLLFYQGRIVVPDVGTLRTDLLRIFHDSPLAGHPGRQRTLELISRNYYWPGIRADTYWHVDSCKTCQRIRKPKYTSIPPQPLELPTRPWQHVSYNMIVDLPKDGSNDSILVIVDSFTKYVILVECSKKLKAPELADLFLRHIWKRFGMPEKTVSDRGRVFNNKFLKALYQMS; this comes from the exons atggctaCCCGCTCCAGGACAGCCTCTCAAGCCCAATCCCCCTTCAATCAGGGATACCTGGAACCCGCACTTCCGCCAACCACCCCTGTCAAATATGGCAAGGTATCCCTTGAACGAGTCACACGGCTCCTCctcggcctccttggccaagtcaaacgcCTTGAGCAAGAAATTGCCAAGATCAAGGAAGCCGGAATTGAGACCCGGACAAACGTTGAGAACATATCCCAAACcattgatgttgtcaaggatgggctcaGGTCCCTTCAAACCCATGGTCCCTGCACACCCAAAGGACCCCAAGCCAAGGctgtggaagaaacgccacgccccctacaAAAAACcgagcctattggattggctaGTGGGGTCCCCTTCTGGTCAGAAGCACCCAAGGTCCTCCCTGGTTTGGCCcagccaaccccaagaagagtcgctcccccgcaagtcccatctccccctacatctccgcgtctccgatccccaattggagcacctgcccctctccctccggctccagcagcccactaccccgctccggtcaaggttgaccaccccaatgcctacacaggcaaaataggaaGCAAGGcaaagcagtggctgaccaggatgctggcctggacccgccttAACTTGCAaatgttcccaaccaatcaggaggttctatccttcctcctgatgaacatgaaggactccgCCAGGGCATGggcccatccacaccttgaccagcttggatcacaccggGCTATCATTCAAACAGTCGAGGGTTTCAAGATggaattcctggcagcatttggcaaccctgacgccacaagggccgctgagcggaagatcaccaccctcacccagtccggcacttgcgcggactatatcacaaagttcaggaccctggccatggaactggactggaatgacgcgGCCCTtcaaggccagtttgcccgtggcctccattgggaggtcagccgtcaAATTGCAACCCGCAAACACCGTCCCCGTACCCTCTtagagctgcaaaatgcagcacttgtcatcaataatgccctccgtgaggagcgtgctagccatccgccaaaggatagtaagtctagcagaccaactaaccccgcaagggggacaagtactggCCAGTCAAACACCGGTTCTAAGAGACTCTCCGACGACCCAAACTTTGTGTCAGAAGAAGAACGGAACCGCCGCTgcgccgctggcgcctgcatcaagtgcggcaaaatgggtcacaagtttgcggaatgccacatgggctggaaggccacccctatcaaggataaggggaaggctaaagaaaccgccaagattggcaaagactccaagtaccaattgggaaaaga taaaaatagaatctccccgcTTTTCACTATTTCAAtcaagccagagaaacaagcggaccacttagaagtcctgatagattcaggcgccacatcattGTTCCTACATCCACGCACTGCTGAGGCATTACGCCTACCACTCATAGACCTCCCTACACCCcgcaccgttactatgcttgatgggtcaagcccccaggctggcaaaatctggaagaaggccatactgaccttttcctttgatggcaaacaaatgacggagaccttcctaatctgcaaCACAGGatctcacgccgccatcctaGGATTGAAGTGGTTAGacgcccacaacccggagattgattggaatctgcgcaccctctcctttcctcaCATCCCACCAGAACAAGTaaccattgccaaagaggaggaagccgaCAAAgaccctcttgaaggagtaccccctgaATACCATCAGtatgctaaggtatttggggaagaagaattcaataagctccctccacaccggcattacaacattggaaTTGAACTTACGGAAGAAGGGCCCCTCAACTCTCCCCTCTACAGCATGACAGACGCTgaatccgccacactcaaggactggctcagggacgagttgaaagctgggaagatccgacCCAGTAAATCCTcaatcagttcccctgtcatgtttgttccaaaaaaAGATGGTTCCCGCCAATTAGTAGTTGATTACTGGCGTCTAAAtaaccggacaaaaaagaacgtttacccgctaccccgtcctgacaacctcatggcccagctccgcggcgccaaggtattCACCAAATTagatctaagatggggttacaacaatgtccgtgtcaaggagggtgacaaatggaaaaccgccttccgcaccaagtacggtatatacaagtccctggtcatgacatttggcctgacaaacgcccccgccgccttccagcacttcatgaacgaattgttcaaggacttactggatgtatgtgtcatcatctaccttgatgatatcctaatctactctaaaGATGACGCAACTCACACAAAACACGTCCATGAGGTTCTGAGGCGGctaatggagaaccaactCTTTTGCAAGGCATCTAAGTGTacgttccacgtcacctctgtggaatgcctgggaatcattgttttggacaagggttttagtctggataagctcaaaatccaggcagtccaagaatggcccacgcccaccaggatcaaggaagtacaatccttcctgggctttgccaatttcctccgctgttttgttgccaactttagccacatggctaggccattACATAATTTGGTAAAGAAGGACAcgccatggaaatgggacacccaggaacaagaagcttttCAGGGACTCAAGGAGGCCATCACAAATGCTCCCGTACTTTGCCATGCCGACCCTGCCAAGCCTTACTTTTTAGAAACGGATGCTTTTGGAGCAGCACTGGGTTCCATATTGagccaacgccaggaagacgGTTGCCTACACCCCCTGGgattcctgtcagaatcattcaaaggcgcagaacagaactatgacacgcatgacaaggaattgCTAGCAATCATTTgctcctttgaatactggcgtatcttcttggaaggaaccctaCACCCTGTCACTGTGTTCACTGATCACcgcaacttggaatactggaaggagtcccgtACGTTCAACCGCCgccatgccagatggcacctGCTACTAGCCGGATATAATTTTCATATTGTATACCACCCAGGCAAACAGTCcggcaaaccagatgccctgtcACGCCGATCAGACCACGCTGACGTCCCACCTGCGCCACAGACCATGCTACCAGACccagtatttgccaacgttgcccTAGTCACACCAGAAAAAGAATTGCAACGCCAAATTGAAGCATCTCTAGATCAGGACAAGTCCTTGGAGGAAATACTCCAGTTTCTACAGAACAAGTCAAAAGCCCCACCTTCCATCAAAAGAGCCTTCAAAGATTACCAAATGGAGGCAGGCCTACTCTTCTATCAAGGACGCATTGTGGTTCCAGATGTGGGTACCCTAAGAACAGATCTCCTGCGCATTTTCCACGACAGCCCCCTAGCGGGGCACCCAGGGAGACAACGCACCTTAGAACTAATCTCCaggaattactactggcctgggaTCCGCGCGGACACGTATTGGCATGTTGACTCTTGCAAAACATGTCAACGGATCAGAAAGCCCAAGTATACATCCATCCCACCTCAACCCCTGGAACTGCCAACGCgcccctggcaacacgtgtcATACAATATGATAGTGGACTTACCTAAGGACGGAAGTAATGATTCTATCTTGGTCATCGTAGATAGTTTCACTAAATACGTCAtcctggtggaatgttcTAAGAAACTAAAGGCACCCGAACTAGCGGACCTGTTCCTACGTCACATATGGAAACGTTTTGGCATGCCGGAGaaaacagtctcagaccGTGGAAGGgtattcaacaacaaattcctaaAGGCACTATACCAaatgtcgtag
- a CDS encoding Retrotransposable element Tf2 protein, translating to MLDGSSPQAGKIWKKAKLTFSFDGKQMTETFLICNTGSHAAILGLKWLDAHNPEIDWNLRTLSFPHAPPEQVAIAKEEEADKNPLEGIPLEYHQYAKVFGEEEFNKLPPHRHYNIGIELTEEGPLNSPLYSMTDAESATLKDWLRHELKAGKIRPSKSSISSPVMFVPKKDGSRRLVVDYRCLNNHTKKNVYPLPRPDDLMAQLRGAKEGNEWKTAFCTKYGLYKSLVMTFGLTNAPAAFQHFMNKLFKDLLDVCVIIYLDDILIYSKDDATHTQHVHEVLRRLMENQLFCKASKCTFHVTSVEYLGIIVSDKGFSLDKLKIQVVQEWPTPTKVKEVQSFLGFANFLRHFVANFSHMARPLHNLVKKDVPWKWDTKEQEAFQGLKDAITNAPVLCHADPTKPYFLETDASGAALGSILSQHQEDGRLHPLGFLSKSFKGAKQNYDTHNKELLAIIRSFEYWQIFLEGTAHPITVFTDHRNLEYWKESQTFNRCHARWHLLLAGYNFQIVYRPGKQSGKPDALSQRSDHANIPPANQTMLPDPVFANVALVTPEKELQRQIKSLLDQDESLEEILQFLQNESKAPPSIKRAFKDYKMEAGLLFYQGRIVVPDVGILRTELLCIFHDSPLAGHPGRQQTLELISRNYYWPGIRLDTYWHVDSCKTCQQICKPKYASIPPQPLELPSRPWQHISYNMIVDLPKDGNHDSILVIVDSFTKYGIFIKCLKKLKAPKLADLFLENVWKRHGMPKKTILDRGRVFNNKFLKALYKRLGIDPHFSSAYHPQSDGQTEQVNPSIEHFLRAYSGINQRDWTKWLPMAEFAYNNAVHSSTGKTPFKALYGWEPTLTPSNVPTDVPEADNLAQTMEAQWKEVESALRQSKQRMIAGEDRNPVEFKIGEEAWLDAKNVNLKTLSPKLTEQRLGPFKVIEKISDRAYQLKLPPTMQIHNVFYVGLLSKVKRDDKRTFENCPPPVTVDGEEEYKVEGITDMEERDGKWFFRVKWKGYGPEENTWEPRENLKNAGKILKKYEEEMKKKALGAAKALRGGAVL from the exons atgcttgatgggtcaagcccccaggctggcaagatctggaagaaggccaaactaaccttctcctttgatggcaaacaaatgactgagaccttcctaatctgcaacacagggtctcacgccgccatcttgggattgaagtggttagacgcccacaatccggaaattgattggaacctGCGCACTCTCTCCTTTCCTCACGCTCCACCAGAACAGgtagccattgccaaagaggaagaagctgacaagaaccctcttgaaggaatACCCCTggaataccatcaatatgccaaggtatttggggaagaagaattcaataagcttccaccccacaggcattacaacattgggattgaattaacagaagaaggccccttgaactctccACTATACAGTATGACTGATGCCGAATCCGCTAcgctcaaggattggctcaggcatgagctcaaggcaggcaaaatACGTCCCAGCAAGTCTTCTATTAGCTCCCCTGTAATGTTTGTACCTaagaaggatggctcccgccgtttggttgttgattaccGTTGCCTCAACAACCACACCAAGAAGAATGTCTACCCGCTCCCtcgtccagatgacctcatggcccagctccgcggtgccaag gaaggcaacgaatggaagaccgccttttgcaccaagtacggcctctacaagtccctggtcatgacatttggtttgacaaacgctcctgccgcctttcaacacttcatgaacaaattgttcaaggatctcctggatgtatgcgtcatcatttaccttgatgacatcctaatctactctaaaGATGATGCAACACACACCCAGCACGTTCACGAGGTCCTACGGCGCttaatggaaaaccaattgttttgtaaggcatccaagtgtacattcCATGTCACCTCAGTGGAGTATCTAGGAATAATTGTATCGGATAAGggattcagcctggataagctcaaaatccaggtggtccaagaatggcctacACCCActaaggtcaaagaagtacAATCGTTCCTAggttttgccaacttcctacgccactttgttgccaatttcagccacatggctaggccgttACACAATCTGGTCAAAAAGGACGtgccatggaaatgggataccaAGGAACAGGAGGCTTTCCAGGGTTTAAAGGATGCCATCACAAACGCACCGGTCCTCTGTCATGCTGATCCAACCAAACCTTACTTCTTGGAAACGGATGCATCTGGCGCAGCACTAGGGTCCATACTTAGCCAACATCAGGAAGATGGCCGTCTCCATCCACTGGGCTTTCTGTCCAAATctttcaaaggtgccaaacagaactatgacacccacaacaaaGAACTTTTGGCAATAATTAGatcctttgaatactggcaaatcttcctggaaggcacaGCACACCCAATCACGGTATTCACCGACCAcaggaacttggaatactggaaggaatcccaaaCCTTCAACCGTTGTCATGCCAGGTGGCACTTATTATTAGCtgggtataacttccaaattgtttaCCGCCCTGGGAAACAGTCcgggaaaccagatgccctttCACAACGCTCTGATCATGCCAATATCCCACCTGCCAACCAAACAATGCTCCCTGACCCCGTATTTGCTAACGTTGCCCTGGTGACCCCGGAAAAAGAGTTACAGCGCCAGATCAAGTCATTGCTTGACCAAGATGAGTcattggaagaaatcctacaGTTCCTGCAGAATGAGTCCAAAGCCCCGCCGTCAATCAAGCGTGCCTTCAAagattacaaaatggaggcGGGCCTgttattctaccaaggacgaattgtagtccctgacgTTGGCATACTAAGAACGGAGCTACTCTGCATattccatgacagccccttggccgGACACCCCGGGAGGCAGCAAACGTTGGAATTGATCTCCAGgaattactattggcccGGCATCCGCTTGGACACCtactggcacgtggattcCTGCAAAACTTGTCAGCAAATTTGCAAACCCAAGTACGCCTCCATTCCCCCGCAACCCCTGGAACTTCCatccagaccctggcaacacatctcctacaacatgatagtagatttACCTAAGGACGGGAATCATGACTCCATCCTGGTTATtgttgacagcttcaccaagtatggtATCTTCATCAAATGCTTGAAAAAGTTGAAAGCTCCCAAACTGGCGGATTTATTCCTAGAAAACGTCTGGAAACGGCATGGAATGCCCAAAAAAACAATCTTGGATAGGGGGAGGGTCTTtaacaacaaattcctgaaggctctatacaaacgcctgggaatagacccccacttctcttcagcgtatcatcctcagagtgatGGGCAGACAGAACAAGTAAACCCTTCCATCgaacacttcctaagggcatACTCTGGCATcaaccaacgggactggacaaaATGGCTGCccatggcggagtttgcttACAATAACGCCGTACACAGCAGCACCGGGAAGACCCCTTTCAAGGCGCTGTATGGCTGGGAACCTACCTTAACCCCGTCAAACGTACCAACAGAcgttccagaagcagacaaccttgcccagacaatggaggcacaatggaaggaagtggaatccGCCCTAcggcaatctaagcaacgGATGATAGCCGGGGAAGACAGAAACCCAGTGGAATTCAAAATCGGAGAAGAAgcatggctggacgccaaaaacgtgaaTCTCAAGACCTTGAGCCCCAAGTTGACTGAACAACGCTTGGGACCATTCAAAgtcattgagaaaatctccgaccgcgctTACCAACTCAAACTTCCCCCAACTATGcaaatccacaacgtattctacgtagggctcctgtcaaaagtcaaaagggatgacAAACGCACTTTTGAAAATTGCCCCCCTCCGGTTACTGTAgatggggaagaggaatacaaggtagaagggataacggacatggaagaaagggatggaaaatggttcttcagggtcaaatggaagggctatggaccagaagagaacacgtgggaaccccgggaaaacctcaaaaatgcggggaaaattttgaaaaaataTGAAGAagagatgaagaagaaggcccttggcgctgccaaggcccttagagggggggcagtgttgtag
- a CDS encoding Retrotransposable element Tf2 protein, with the protein MLDGLSPQAGKIWKKAHLTFLFDGKRMTETFLICNTGSHAAILGIKWLEAHNPEIDWNSRTLSFPHTPPEHAAIAEEEEADQKPLEGVPSKYHQYAKVFGEEEFNKIPPHCHYDIAIKLTEEGPLNSPLYSMTDAKSSTLKDWLRDKLKAGKICPSKSSISSPVMFVPKKDGSRCLVVDYCCLNNQTKKNVYPLPRPDDLMAQLRGAKVFTKLDLRWGYNNVWVKEGDKWKTAFRTKYGLYKSLVMTFGLTNTPASFQHFMNNLFKDLLDVCVIIYLDDILIYSKDDATHTQHVHEVLQRLMDNQLFCKASKCTFHVTSVEYLGIVVLDKGFSLDKLKIQAVQEWPIPTKVKEVQSFLGFANFLQWFVANFSHMARPLHNLVKKDTPWKWGTREQEAFQGLKDAITNAPVLCHAEPSKPYFLETNASGAALGNLEYWKESRTFNRRHAQWHLLLAGYNFQIVYRPGKQSGKPDALSQRSDHANIPPEPQSMLPDPVFANVALVTPEKELQRQIEQSLDQDESLEEILQFLHNESKAPPSIKRAFKDYKMEAGLLFYQGRIVVPDVGNLRTDLLCIFHNSPLAGHPGRQQTLELVSRDYYWPSIRANTYWHVDTCKTCQRIRKPKYASIPPQPLELPTRPWQYVSYDMIVDLPKDRNHNSILVIIDSFTKYGIFVKCSKKLKALELAELFLEHVWKQHGMPKKTVSDRGRVFNNKFLKALYKRLGIDPHFSLAYHPQSDGQTGRVNPSIEHFLRAYCPRRL; encoded by the exons atgcttgatgggttgagcccccaggctggaaagatttggaagaaggcccacctaaccttcctatttgatggcaaacgcatgacggaaaccttcctgatttgcaataCTGGATcacacgccgccatcttgggaaTTAAATGGCTAGAGGCTCACAACcctgaaattgattggaactcccgcaccctctccttccctcacaCGCCACCGGAACATGCGGCTAttgccgaggaggaagaagcagaccagaaaccccttgaaggagtcccctccaaataccaccaatatgctaaggtatttggagaggaggaattcaatAAGATTCCCCCCCATTGTCACTATGATATTGCCATCAAACTCACGGAAGAAGGTCCACTTAACTCCCCACtgtacagcatgactgatgccaagtcctccacactcaaggactggctcagggacaaactcaaggctggaaagatttgccccagcaaatcatcaatcagttcccccgtcatgtttgtgcccaagaaggatggatCCCGTTGCCTTGTAGTTGACTACTGTTGCCTCAATAACCAGACTAAAAAGAATGTCTACCCCttaccccgtccagatgacctcatggcccagctccgtggtgccaaggtcttcaccaaattaGATCTGAgatggggatacaacaatgtctgggtcaaagaaggtgacaagtggaaaactgccttccgcaccaagtacggcctctacaagtccctggtcatgacatttggttTAACAAATACCCCTGCATctttccagcacttcatgaacaacctgtttAAAGATCTACTggacgtatgcgtcatcatttatcttgatgacatcctgatctattccaaggatgacgcaacccatacccaacacgttcatgaggttTTACAACGTCTAATGGATAACCAACTGTTTTGCAAGGCGTCCAAGTGTACCTTCCATgttacctctgtggaatacctgggaatcgtTGTGttggataagggttttagcttagacaagctcaagatccaggcagtacaggaatggccaaTCCCTactaaagtcaaggaagtccagtCATTCCTAGGGTTTGCTAACTTCTTACAAtggtttgttgccaacttcagtcacatggcGCGGCCCTTGCACAACCTAGTAAAAAAGGACACACCATGGAAGTGGGGCACaagggaacaagaagcattccaggGGCTGAAAGACGCaattaccaacgccccggtcCTCTGCCACGCTGAGCCCTCCAAGccttacttcctggaaaccaATGCCTCAGGAGCGGCTCTTGG GAACTTGGAgtattggaaggaatcccgTACCTTCAACCGCCGCCACGCCCAATGGCATCTCCTACTGGCTggttataacttccagattgtgtaTAGACCTGGtaaacagtcagggaaaccagatgcactATCCCAAAGGTCagaccatgccaacattccaccagaaCCCCAGTCCATGCTACCAGATCCTGTgtttgccaatgttgccTTAGTCACGCCAGAAAAGGAATTACAACGCCAAATTGAGCAGTCCCTAGACCAAGATGAGtcactggaggaaatcctccaattcctccaTAACGAGTCAAAGGCGCCTCCTTCCATCAAACgtgcattcaaggattacaaaatggaggcCGGATTGCTGTTTTACCAAGGACGCATTGTGGTACCTGACGTTGGAAACCTGAGAACGGACTTGCTTtgcatcttccacaacagcccatTGGCTGGCCACCCAGGCAGGCAACAAACGCTAGAGTTAGTATCAAGggactactactggcccagCATCCGTGCCAAcacgtattggcatgtggatacctgcaagacctgccaacGGATAAGGAAGCCTAAATACGCATCTATACCTCCACAACCCCTAGAGCTTCCTACCAGACCCTGGCAATATGTTTcttatgatatgattgtggACTTACCAAAAGACAGAAATcacaactcaatcctggtcatCATTgatagcttcaccaagtacgggatatttgtcaaatgctccaagaaactaAAAGCCCTGGAACTAGCGGAATTATTCTTggaacacgtatggaaacaGCACGGCATGCCCAAAAAAACGGTCTCGGATAGAGGGAGAgtattcaacaacaaattcctgaaggcgctgtacaaacgcctgggaattgatccccacttctccttggcataTCATCCCCAGAGCGACGGCCAGACAGGACGGGTTAACCCATCCAtcgaacacttcctcagggcgtactgtcctagacgtctataa
- a CDS encoding Retrotransposon-derived protein PEG10, with protein sequence MGPFLPSATTVKVGEVSLKRITRLLLGLLGQVKRLKQEVAEVKEAGIKTRTNLENISQAVDVVKDGLKSLQLHGPRTPEDTKPPVVEATPRPLSKVNPIGLTSWVSFWPKQPKGIPIFAQPTPTQAAPPRVPSPPPSPRLQSPIRAPAPLPPAPVAAYPAPVKVDHPDAYTGKTGSKAKQWLTCMLAWTRLNLRMFPTNQEVLSFLLMNMKDSAGAWAHPHLDQLGSHRAIIQTVEGFKLEFLAAFSDPDATRAAERKITTLTQSGTCAYYITKFRTLAMELDWNNAALRGQFACGLHWEVSRQIATRKHRPRTLLELQNAALVIDNALRKERASHPPKDNKSSRPSNPVRGTSTGQVTSGSKKLSNNPNFVLEEEQNCRRAAGACIKCGKMGHKFAECRTGWKATPVEDKGKAKETAKIGKESGPKSGKD encoded by the coding sequence atgggacccttccttccgtCAGCCACCACTGTCAAAgttggggaagtctccctcaaaCGTATCacccgcctcctccttggcctccttggccaagtcaagcGCCTCAAACAGGAAGTCGCAGAAGTCAAGGAAGCGGGAATCAAGACCCGCACCaaccttgagaacatctctcaggccgttgatgttgtcaaggacgGACTCAAAAGCCTCCAGCTGCACGGGCCACGGACCCCAGAAGATACCAAGCCCCCGgtcgtggaagcaacgccacgccccctatcAAAAGTCAACCCTATTGGATTGACTAGTTGGGTCTCTTTCTGGCCCAAGCAACCCAAGGGGATCCCCATCTTTGCCCAGCCCACACCAACTCAAGCAGCGCCCCCGCGagtcccttctccccctccatctccgcgtctccaatccccaatcaGAGCCCCTGCCCCTCtccctccagctccagttgCCGCCTACCCCGCTCcagtcaaggttgaccatcccgacgcctacacaggcaaaacaGGGAGCAAGGCCAAGCAATGGTTAACttgcatgctggcctggacccgccttaatttgcggatgttcccaaccaacCAGGAGGTTTtgtcattcctcctgatgaacatgaaggactccgctggggcctgggcccacccccaccttgaccagcttggttCACACCGGGCTATTATTCAAACGGTTGAAGGGTTCAAATTGGAATTTTTGGCAGCATTCAgcgaccctgatgccacaagggccgccgagcggaagatcaccacactcacccagtccggcacatgcgcgtaCTACATTActaagttcagaaccctggcaatggaactggactggaacaatgccgccctcagaggccagtttgcctgcggcctccattgggaggtcagccgccaaattgctACCCGCAAACATAGACCCcgcaccctccttgagctgcaaaatgcagcacttgtcattgacaacgctctccgcaaagagcgtgctagccatccgccgaaggataataagtctagcagaccatcAAACCCCgtaagggggacaagtactggCCAAGTCACCTCCGGTTCAAAAAAACTCTCCAacaatcccaactttgtgttggaggaggaacaaaattgccgccgcgccgctggcgcctgcatcaaatgcggcaagatgggccacaagtttgcagaatgccgcacgggctggaaagcTACCCCtgttgaggacaaggggaaagctaaggaaactgccaaaatcggcaaagagtctggacccaaatcaggaaaagactaa